The Methanobacterium sp. BAmetb5 genome includes a region encoding these proteins:
- a CDS encoding (5-formylfuran-3-yl)methyl phosphate synthase, with product MLLLISPINTQEAREAIAGGADIIDVKNPKEGSLGANFPWVIKNIREITPKDMQVSATLGDVPYKPGTVSLAAAGAVVSGADYIKVGLYGTKNYSEALEVMENVVKAVQEYNNDATIVASGYADAHRVGAVDPLEIPRVAADSGADLAMVDTAVKDGKTLFDFMDEEKISQFTTEIHDYGLKSALAGSVTKEQLPLLAELGCDVAGIRGAACVGGDRNSGHIHHEAVASLKQLVQGL from the coding sequence TTGCTTCTCTTGATCAGTCCCATAAACACACAAGAAGCACGAGAAGCCATAGCCGGCGGTGCAGACATAATAGATGTTAAAAATCCTAAAGAAGGTTCATTAGGGGCTAATTTCCCCTGGGTCATTAAAAACATACGGGAAATAACTCCCAAGGACATGCAAGTTAGTGCAACTCTGGGGGATGTTCCCTACAAACCAGGAACTGTGTCCCTGGCTGCTGCCGGTGCCGTGGTTTCCGGTGCAGATTACATTAAAGTAGGATTATACGGAACAAAAAATTACTCCGAAGCTCTGGAAGTAATGGAAAACGTGGTAAAAGCAGTTCAGGAGTATAACAATGATGCCACAATTGTGGCCTCAGGTTATGCTGATGCACATCGCGTGGGTGCGGTGGACCCCCTGGAAATTCCCAGGGTAGCTGCCGATAGTGGTGCCGACCTGGCCATGGTGGACACTGCAGTTAAAGATGGAAAAACACTCTTCGACTTTATGGATGAAGAAAAGATCTCCCAGTTCACCACTGAAATACATGATTACGGCCTTAAATCTGCCCTGGCTGGTTCAGTGACCAAAGAACAGTTACCTTTACTGGCTGAGCTGGGCTGTGATGTGGCTGGAATTCGAGGTGCGGCCTGTGTTGGTGGAGACCGGAATTCCGGACATATCCATCATGAAGCTGTTGCCAGCTTAAAACAACTGGTACAGGGCCTTTAA
- a CDS encoding molybdenum cofactor guanylyltransferase, which produces MKSCIILCGGRSRRMGQDKGLMTLNKDPMIIQTIKIVERLVDEIILVLRDKKQLDSYQKYVEDFKIQNQKTDTNIILVTDVEKDQGPLLGLCTGLSHIKSEGALILPCDSPFISSYFVNKMFERVNEVEVQAMVPVWPDGLTEPLHAYYSKECIPQIKDRLKNGFRNVKSLLDKINVAYIEVGILDPDKKSFINLNRPEDVSQSREK; this is translated from the coding sequence ATGAAATCATGTATAATTCTTTGTGGTGGAAGAAGTCGTCGCATGGGGCAAGATAAAGGATTGATGACTTTAAATAAGGACCCCATGATAATCCAAACCATTAAGATCGTTGAAAGATTAGTGGACGAAATTATACTGGTTTTAAGGGATAAAAAGCAGCTTGACTCCTACCAGAAATACGTAGAAGACTTTAAAATTCAAAACCAAAAAACAGATACCAACATCATCCTGGTAACTGATGTAGAAAAGGATCAGGGACCACTACTGGGGCTGTGTACCGGTTTATCCCATATAAAATCTGAAGGGGCACTAATCTTGCCCTGTGATTCTCCCTTCATTTCATCCTATTTTGTTAATAAAATGTTCGAAAGGGTAAATGAAGTAGAAGTTCAGGCCATGGTTCCAGTGTGGCCCGATGGATTAACCGAACCATTGCATGCTTACTACAGTAAAGAATGCATACCCCAGATTAAAGACAGGTTAAAAAATGGTTTTAGAAATGTTAAATCATTACTGGATAAAATAAATGTGGCCTACATTGAAGTTGGTATTCTAGATCCTGATAAAAAAAGTTTTATTAATTTAAACCGTCCCGAGGATGTTTCCCAGTCCCGGGAAAAATAG
- a CDS encoding molybdenum cofactor biosynthesis protein MoaE produces MIIARIISDYSQVITLDDLTKKIKESPAIGECGAIFTFEGIVRGKDEALTTDELVLTTPDTSKTEKELEDILLQVQEKHGVKDIAVVHYLGQFQPGDPLFLVAVSGGHRHETRAALEEIIERVKYELDFKKEEKGSAGSNIIMSGG; encoded by the coding sequence ATGATAATTGCCCGGATTATTTCAGATTACAGTCAAGTCATCACCCTGGATGATTTAACCAAAAAGATCAAAGAAAGCCCCGCTATTGGTGAATGTGGGGCTATTTTCACCTTTGAAGGAATTGTAAGGGGAAAGGATGAAGCCCTAACCACAGATGAACTCGTCCTCACCACCCCTGACACCAGTAAAACTGAAAAGGAACTGGAAGACATCCTCCTCCAGGTGCAGGAGAAGCACGGTGTTAAGGACATTGCTGTGGTCCATTATTTGGGCCAGTTCCAACCCGGAGACCCCCTGTTTCTGGTGGCAGTCTCGGGAGGGCACCGCCACGAAACCAGAGCCGCACTGGAGGAAATAATAGAAAGGGTCAAATACGAGCTGGACTTTAAAAAAGAAGAAAAAGGCAGTGCCGGCAGTAATATCATCATGTCTGGTGGTTAA
- a CDS encoding pseudomurein-binding repeat-containing protein — translation MVNKVLEFKRLNGDLPDHAVVDGCRIDKKEYIDMIERVNKFFLQMGRNPGSVDILPIDDVPVVEKVLIH, via the coding sequence ATGGTAAACAAGGTATTAGAGTTTAAAAGGTTGAACGGAGACCTGCCTGATCATGCGGTTGTAGATGGCTGCCGCATCGATAAAAAAGAATATATAGACATGATTGAAAGGGTTAACAAATTCTTCCTTCAAATGGGAAGAAACCCTGGAAGCGTGGACATTTTACCCATTGATGATGTTCCCGTGGTGGAAAAAGTTTTAATTCACTGA
- the guaB gene encoding IMP dehydrogenase gives MFSDKLNKAPEGYTFDDFLLVPSISNIEPKDVETKTRVSRNYNINIPIVSSAMDTVTEAEMAIAMAQEGGLGVIHRNMTIKEQVAEVKKVKHSEDLTIKDVITTSPENSIYEANVIMDMEEVSGLPVVDNGKVVGIISRRDIKPIMNSDAQKKVSEFMTEEVVTIAESTSPEEALDIAYENKVERLPVVKDDRIVGIVTIRDILERKMHPNAVRDEDGRFLVAAATGPFDLERAMALDQAGADIIAIDVAHAHKPSIIKSAKKMKENINADLLVGNIATGEAAESIISGADIDGFKVGIGPGSICTTRIIAGVGVPQLTAISSVADVAKEHKVPVIGDGGLRYSGDVAKAIAVGADAVMVGSLMAGTNESPGEVVIMNGRKFKQYRGMGSLGAMTGGSGAGTDRYFQEVKGPMKHAKLVPEGVEGVVPFKGPVNEVIFQLMGGLKASMGYCGASNISQMWEKAKFVRITTSGMTESHPHDLTITNESPNYPTTRLM, from the coding sequence ATGTTTTCAGATAAATTAAACAAAGCCCCGGAAGGATACACGTTTGATGACTTTTTACTGGTACCATCCATATCCAATATTGAACCCAAAGATGTAGAAACCAAAACCCGGGTTTCTCGTAATTACAATATAAACATCCCCATTGTGAGTTCAGCCATGGATACAGTAACCGAAGCTGAAATGGCTATTGCAATGGCTCAGGAAGGAGGATTGGGTGTTATCCACCGTAACATGACCATCAAGGAACAAGTGGCTGAGGTTAAAAAGGTCAAACACTCCGAGGATCTGACCATAAAGGATGTAATCACCACTTCTCCAGAAAACTCCATATACGAAGCCAACGTCATCATGGACATGGAAGAAGTCAGCGGTCTTCCCGTGGTGGACAATGGAAAGGTAGTGGGTATTATCAGCCGCCGTGACATTAAACCCATTATGAATTCTGATGCCCAGAAAAAGGTAAGCGAATTCATGACCGAAGAAGTAGTGACCATAGCCGAATCAACCAGCCCGGAAGAAGCCCTGGACATTGCTTACGAAAACAAAGTGGAAAGATTACCCGTGGTTAAAGACGACCGCATAGTGGGTATTGTGACCATAAGGGATATACTGGAACGCAAAATGCATCCCAACGCTGTTAGAGATGAGGATGGTCGCTTCCTGGTTGCTGCCGCCACCGGCCCCTTTGACCTGGAACGGGCCATGGCCCTGGATCAGGCGGGAGCAGATATCATTGCCATTGATGTGGCTCACGCCCACAAGCCCAGTATAATTAAATCAGCCAAAAAAATGAAGGAAAACATCAACGCCGATCTTTTAGTAGGAAACATAGCCACGGGAGAAGCAGCTGAATCCATTATATCTGGTGCAGATATTGATGGTTTCAAGGTAGGTATAGGCCCCGGTTCAATCTGCACCACTAGAATCATAGCTGGTGTTGGAGTCCCACAACTAACTGCCATATCTTCTGTAGCCGATGTGGCCAAAGAACACAAAGTTCCAGTTATTGGAGATGGAGGTTTAAGATATTCTGGAGATGTTGCCAAAGCCATAGCTGTGGGAGCAGATGCCGTTATGGTGGGAAGTTTAATGGCTGGAACCAACGAATCCCCGGGTGAAGTGGTTATAATGAACGGCCGAAAATTCAAACAGTATCGGGGAATGGGTTCACTGGGAGCCATGACTGGTGGCTCTGGAGCAGGGACCGACCGATATTTCCAGGAAGTTAAAGGACCAATGAAACACGCCAAGCTGGTACCTGAAGGTGTTGAAGGAGTCGTACCCTTTAAAGGACCAGTGAATGAAGTAATATTCCAGTTAATGGGTGGTCTTAAAGCATCCATGGGCTACTGCGGTGCATCCAACATATCCCAGATGTGGGAAAAGGCCAAATTCGTCAGGATCACCACCAGTGGAATGACAGAAAGTCACCCCCACGACCTCACTATAACCAATGAGAGCCCCAACTACCCTACCACCCGGCTCATGTAA
- a CDS encoding (Fe-S)-binding protein, giving the protein MIYFRGCLSREKLKKIPDATEQLLHKAGIEYRILEDEGCCGSVLLRTGFREEALPVMQDTLEDIRGEQVLVSCAGCYRTFKEDYPEILGEKVDVIHTSGLFLELIEEGLLEPSPSQEKVTYHDPCHLGRHQKEYQRPREVISSYGELVEMERTQEKARCCGAGGGVKSAFPELSEEIGKNRVEDARNTGATTLVTCCPFCILNLELSQKESSSPTRVTGEEVDILDLSQFLLRRLKHE; this is encoded by the coding sequence ATGATTTACTTTAGAGGATGCCTGTCACGGGAGAAACTAAAAAAGATTCCCGATGCAACTGAACAACTGCTCCATAAAGCAGGTATAGAATACAGGATACTGGAAGACGAGGGGTGCTGTGGTTCAGTGCTTTTGCGCACTGGTTTTAGGGAGGAAGCCCTCCCGGTTATGCAGGACACCCTGGAAGATATCAGAGGTGAACAGGTCCTTGTTTCCTGTGCCGGTTGTTATCGTACTTTTAAAGAGGATTATCCTGAGATTTTAGGGGAAAAAGTGGATGTTATTCACACATCTGGACTATTCCTGGAGTTAATAGAGGAGGGTCTTCTGGAACCCTCTCCCAGCCAGGAAAAGGTAACCTACCACGACCCCTGTCACTTGGGACGCCACCAGAAAGAGTACCAGAGACCACGTGAGGTTATCAGTTCCTATGGAGAACTGGTGGAAATGGAACGCACCCAGGAGAAAGCCCGATGTTGTGGTGCTGGTGGTGGTGTTAAATCTGCTTTCCCTGAATTATCTGAAGAAATTGGGAAAAATAGGGTGGAGGATGCCCGAAATACTGGTGCCACTACCCTGGTAACCTGTTGTCCCTTCTGTATTCTTAACCTGGAGTTATCCCAAAAGGAGAGTTCTTCCCCCACCCGGGTTACAGGGGAAGAGGTTGATATCCTGGATTTATCCCAGTTCCTGTTAAGGAGGCTTAAACATGAATGA
- a CDS encoding LUD domain-containing protein codes for MNDPSLKIMNRSFGILNKRRSSLLEDERTIDLKERVKKIREYSVEHLSSLLEKAQETLENNGIEVIMAHDAEEAREAIYQLVKSEETVAKSKSNTAGEIQLTEYLKEHEVNVLETDLGDRIVQFHQSNPTHPIGPACHLDMEIIAKVVSEEFKKEIEAEPRAILDAVKSDIMGKISQCRVGITGANSVAAEDGSLLMVHNEGNISLLTLLDLHIVVVGIDKLVPTLEDAVSVVKLETIYATGKTVPAYMNVVSSPSKTADIEQIILNDMYGAKRVVVVFLDNGRTEAIQEKKECLWCIGCGACIVNCPVYTTLGPEFGYLRHLGGRGVVLSHYIHDNDICFDSGLFKCTLCGQCTVECPMEIPVNLMLEELRIKSVKEEIYPEKHGKIKNNLKKRRSPFNPDEE; via the coding sequence ATGAATGATCCCTCCCTTAAAATCATGAACCGTTCCTTTGGTATATTGAATAAGAGAAGGTCAAGCCTCCTTGAGGATGAGCGTACCATTGATTTAAAGGAAAGGGTTAAAAAGATCAGGGAATATTCAGTTGAACATCTATCTAGCCTCCTGGAAAAAGCACAGGAAACCCTGGAGAACAATGGGATAGAAGTGATCATGGCCCATGATGCTGAAGAGGCCAGGGAAGCAATTTACCAGCTGGTTAAAAGTGAGGAAACAGTGGCCAAATCCAAATCCAACACTGCCGGTGAAATTCAACTCACCGAGTACCTGAAGGAACATGAGGTAAATGTTCTGGAAACTGATCTGGGGGATAGAATAGTACAGTTCCACCAGAGCAACCCCACTCACCCCATCGGACCGGCCTGTCATCTGGATATGGAAATAATTGCCAAAGTTGTATCCGAGGAGTTTAAAAAGGAGATCGAAGCTGAACCACGGGCCATTCTGGATGCGGTTAAATCAGATATCATGGGGAAAATCTCCCAGTGTCGAGTGGGGATAACCGGGGCCAACTCGGTGGCTGCGGAAGATGGATCTCTCCTGATGGTCCACAACGAAGGTAACATCAGCCTCCTCACCCTACTGGATCTCCACATCGTGGTGGTGGGTATTGACAAGTTAGTACCCACCCTGGAAGATGCCGTATCGGTGGTTAAACTGGAAACTATCTATGCCACCGGGAAAACTGTGCCGGCTTATATGAATGTGGTATCCTCCCCCTCCAAGACCGCCGATATTGAACAGATCATATTAAATGACATGTACGGTGCCAAGCGAGTGGTAGTGGTGTTTTTAGATAACGGGCGGACCGAAGCTATCCAGGAGAAAAAGGAATGTTTATGGTGCATTGGATGCGGTGCATGCATTGTTAACTGTCCAGTGTACACCACATTAGGGCCTGAATTCGGATATCTCCGCCACTTAGGTGGTCGGGGTGTGGTTTTGAGCCACTACATCCATGATAATGATATATGTTTCGATTCGGGACTATTCAAATGCACACTATGTGGGCAGTGCACAGTGGAATGTCCAATGGAGATTCCGGTGAATCTCATGCTTGAAGAATTACGAATAAAATCTGTTAAAGAAGAAATCTATCCAGAAAAACATGGAAAAATCAAAAATAACCTCAAAAAGAGAAGATCACCATTTAATCCGGATGAAGAATAG
- a CDS encoding nicotinamide-nucleotide adenylyltransferase produces the protein MRGLLVGRMQPVHKGHLQVIERILNEVDEVIIGVGSAQTSHTTTDPFTAGERVMMITKALTENGVNPSRYYIIPVQDIECNSLWVAHLEMLTPPFAHVYSGNPLVQRLFQEKGYEVTEPPLFNRKTYSGTEVRRRMLSNGKWEELLPESVVKVIHEIDGISRIKQLDRKEESEV, from the coding sequence ATGAGAGGACTTCTGGTGGGGAGGATGCAGCCGGTACATAAGGGGCATCTCCAGGTGATAGAAAGAATACTAAATGAAGTGGATGAAGTGATTATTGGTGTGGGTAGTGCCCAGACCAGTCATACCACCACTGATCCCTTCACTGCTGGTGAGAGGGTGATGATGATTACCAAGGCCCTCACTGAAAATGGTGTGAATCCCTCACGCTACTATATCATACCAGTACAGGATATTGAATGTAATTCCCTGTGGGTAGCCCACCTGGAAATGTTAACACCACCCTTTGCCCACGTATATTCTGGAAACCCCCTGGTACAGAGGCTTTTCCAGGAAAAGGGTTATGAAGTAACTGAACCACCATTATTCAATCGCAAAACTTATTCTGGAACAGAAGTACGCCGTAGGATGCTGTCTAACGGTAAATGGGAAGAACTTCTACCAGAATCAGTGGTTAAGGTTATCCATGAAATTGATGGAATTTCCAGAATTAAACAGCTGGACCGCAAGGAGGAAAGTGAAGTATGA
- the cbiT gene encoding precorrin-6Y C5,15-methyltransferase (decarboxylating) subunit CbiT produces the protein MIPDDKFIQSKDVPGPTKEEIRCLVMCKAGISPGDTVVDVGCGSGGLTLEAACRARKVIALDKNPEAINLTRKNLEKHGYQENVLLREGDALNILEELESFQVLLVGGSSGDLSSIVTKGWSKLAPNGKIVVTSILMETRVEAVDVLKKLGTEPDVVEATIAKGKITPRGTMMMGRNPITIISAVKVN, from the coding sequence ATGATCCCGGATGATAAATTCATACAATCCAAGGACGTTCCCGGACCGACCAAGGAGGAGATAAGGTGTCTGGTCATGTGCAAAGCAGGAATATCTCCCGGGGATACCGTGGTTGATGTGGGATGTGGTAGTGGAGGGTTAACACTGGAAGCTGCCTGCAGAGCCCGGAAAGTAATCGCCCTGGATAAAAATCCAGAAGCAATTAATTTAACCCGGAAAAACCTGGAAAAACATGGTTACCAAGAAAATGTCCTCCTCCGGGAGGGAGATGCTCTCAACATACTGGAAGAACTGGAATCCTTCCAGGTGCTCCTGGTGGGTGGAAGCAGTGGTGATCTATCCTCTATTGTAACTAAGGGATGGAGTAAACTAGCCCCGAATGGGAAAATAGTGGTAACTTCAATTCTCATGGAAACCAGGGTGGAAGCAGTGGATGTACTTAAAAAATTGGGAACTGAACCGGATGTAGTGGAAGCCACTATTGCCAAGGGTAAAATCACCCCCAGGGGGACCATGATGATGGGAAGAAACCCCATAACCATTATTTCTGCAGTTAAGGTTAATTAG
- a CDS encoding UbiX family flavin prenyltransferase, producing the protein MIVVAITGASGVIYGVRLLEVLKEMGKKTAVVATKPARIILQHEMGMDEDELKNLAHRFYEPGDLTSAINSGSCRFESMIIVPCTMKTLSAISMGFASNAVTRAADVALKERRQLLLVPRETPLRSVHLENMLRISREGGIILPAMPAFYHQPQNMDDLVDFLVGKILDVMHIDHNLYQRWQGEVP; encoded by the coding sequence ATGATAGTGGTAGCTATTACTGGAGCTAGCGGAGTTATTTACGGTGTCAGGCTCCTGGAAGTTTTGAAAGAAATGGGTAAAAAGACAGCGGTGGTGGCCACAAAACCAGCACGCATCATCCTACAACATGAAATGGGAATGGATGAAGATGAACTGAAAAACTTAGCCCACCGTTTCTACGAACCCGGAGATCTGACCAGTGCCATAAACAGTGGGTCTTGCCGCTTTGAGTCCATGATCATCGTCCCCTGTACCATGAAAACCCTCTCGGCCATATCCATGGGATTTGCCAGCAATGCAGTTACCCGGGCTGCTGATGTGGCCTTAAAGGAGAGAAGGCAACTGTTACTGGTGCCAAGGGAAACACCTCTCCGCTCGGTGCACCTGGAAAATATGCTCAGAATCAGCCGGGAAGGGGGTATTATCCTCCCAGCCATGCCTGCCTTTTACCACCAACCCCAGAACATGGATGATCTGGTGGACTTCTTAGTGGGCAAAATACTGGATGTAATGCACATTGACCACAACCTTTACCAGAGATGGCAGGGAGAGGTCCCATGA
- a CDS encoding HD domain-containing protein, translating into MKFVRDSVHGDLQLDDFEVRLADTPEIQRLRRIKQLGFTYLVYPGANHTRFEHSIGTMYLASRLARNLELDEETHSLVRCSAIIHDAGHGPFSHVSEGGIDNSHEELTSKLIKESQLGDILSEKFSVKEVLRVINGQGPLGDIISGELDVDRMDYLLRDSYYTGVAYGIIDVERLLSNMKLENGLILHGKGVQAAESMLLARYFMYPSVYQHHTTRIVNSMFRRCLAKLLEKGVINPQEIYRYDDIDVIAAARAEKNYVGEVMERLDNRQLYKRVYSLKLDEVEHPEEIFQMSPDSIGKSEAEIAQELDVDKDFILVDVPEYPTFHEMTTPVSVNGDTVMLGDVSNLVRALKDARFNHADLCIYLPEEYAEQALKINFLDYLDISH; encoded by the coding sequence ATGAAGTTTGTAAGGGATAGTGTTCACGGTGACCTCCAGTTAGACGATTTTGAAGTTAGATTGGCGGATACTCCAGAAATTCAGCGTCTTCGAAGGATAAAGCAGCTTGGATTTACCTACCTGGTGTACCCGGGAGCCAATCACACCCGTTTCGAACACTCCATAGGCACCATGTACCTGGCCTCCCGACTGGCTCGTAACCTTGAACTGGACGAAGAAACCCATTCTCTAGTTCGTTGTTCTGCCATTATCCACGATGCCGGTCATGGACCCTTCTCCCATGTATCCGAGGGAGGTATTGACAATTCCCACGAGGAACTCACCTCTAAACTCATTAAAGAATCACAACTGGGGGATATTTTATCGGAAAAATTTTCAGTGAAGGAGGTTCTAAGGGTCATCAATGGTCAGGGACCTCTCGGAGATATAATCTCCGGGGAACTGGACGTGGACCGTATGGATTATCTCTTAAGGGATTCATACTACACCGGGGTTGCCTATGGTATTATTGATGTGGAACGCCTTTTATCCAACATGAAACTGGAAAATGGGCTCATATTACATGGTAAAGGAGTTCAGGCGGCAGAATCTATGCTTCTGGCCCGATATTTCATGTATCCCAGTGTTTATCAGCATCACACTACCCGGATTGTAAACTCCATGTTTCGCCGCTGCCTGGCTAAGCTCCTGGAAAAGGGAGTTATCAATCCTCAGGAGATATACCGTTACGATGATATCGATGTAATTGCTGCTGCCCGGGCAGAAAAAAATTATGTGGGGGAGGTTATGGAAAGATTGGACAACCGACAGTTGTACAAGCGGGTATATTCCCTGAAACTTGATGAAGTGGAACATCCAGAGGAAATTTTCCAGATGAGTCCTGATTCAATTGGAAAATCAGAAGCAGAAATCGCCCAGGAACTGGATGTTGATAAGGACTTTATACTGGTCGATGTCCCTGAGTATCCCACCTTTCATGAGATGACCACCCCGGTATCAGTTAATGGGGACACAGTAATGCTGGGGGATGTTTCTAACCTGGTACGGGCACTGAAGGATGCTCGATTTAACCATGCCGATCTCTGTATTTACCTCCCTGAAGAATATGCAGAGCAAGCTTTGAAGATCAATTTCCTGGATTACCTGGATATTTCCCACTAA
- a CDS encoding ABC transporter ATP-binding protein: MIKIENLSKTYQIEDGPEIKALDNVNLEVKKGEIVGIIGTSGSGKTSLLRVLRGVEPFDDGKITIDDITVTPESTTYYSRKLRKATAIHLQRSFGLWSETALNNVIRKLYGTKYGDEALTDFDFAYSEFEEEAMEILKVVGLEHKATHFAPVLSGGEKQRLIMARQLAKKPKVLLLDEPATMSCPKTKQEILDAIRNINEDLGVTVILVSHLPEVHHYLSHRLVLMENGHVKDEGTPDKIIKEFLQNMEEEVPKRDMEDVGEDIIKALDLKKSFYLLKAGNVLELKDVSFDVKEGEIVSLIGPSGAGKTVLLRMIGGLDLPDGGNVQFKLNNEWVDMHQPGIDRMKIRRQMGFMHQEFALVHHATIRDQIGGRLGIKGINVVDEAKKKAEEMGISDLALDVLYQLTDLPESEAKQRLEQLGLSGSILDTLFPSFPDNEVRKYSEPIFKALDLPMDILNRRSYELSGGQKVRATLALVLASQPKVLILDEPFGDLDPITLRTVSNSLKRINQEFNTTIIMVSHHIDFIEELATRALRMDEGKLIGDGKAEDECDEFIESCGADYLKDIAQWKEKLLGD; the protein is encoded by the coding sequence ATGATTAAGATTGAAAATCTATCAAAAACTTATCAAATAGAAGATGGTCCCGAGATCAAGGCCCTGGATAATGTTAACCTGGAAGTAAAGAAGGGAGAGATTGTAGGTATTATTGGAACCAGTGGATCAGGTAAAACCAGCCTGTTGCGGGTCCTTAGGGGTGTGGAACCATTCGATGATGGAAAAATCACCATTGACGACATCACGGTAACTCCCGAATCCACCACTTACTATTCCCGTAAACTGCGTAAGGCTACCGCCATCCACTTGCAACGCTCCTTTGGATTATGGTCAGAAACAGCTTTAAATAATGTGATAAGGAAACTTTACGGAACTAAATATGGGGACGAAGCCTTAACTGATTTTGACTTTGCTTACAGTGAGTTTGAAGAAGAAGCCATGGAAATACTGAAGGTGGTGGGCCTGGAGCATAAGGCCACTCATTTTGCACCGGTACTCAGTGGCGGTGAAAAACAACGCCTTATAATGGCTCGACAGTTAGCTAAAAAGCCTAAAGTCCTCTTACTGGATGAACCTGCTACCATGTCCTGTCCTAAAACCAAACAGGAAATTTTGGATGCTATCCGTAACATCAATGAAGATCTGGGAGTGACCGTCATCCTGGTATCCCACCTCCCGGAAGTCCACCATTACCTGTCCCATAGATTGGTGCTAATGGAAAATGGCCATGTGAAAGACGAAGGAACGCCGGATAAAATAATTAAAGAATTCCTCCAGAATATGGAGGAAGAAGTACCCAAACGTGATATGGAAGATGTTGGTGAGGATATAATCAAAGCCCTGGATCTTAAAAAGAGCTTCTACCTGCTTAAGGCAGGTAATGTACTGGAACTTAAAGATGTTAGCTTTGATGTAAAGGAGGGAGAAATTGTTTCCCTTATTGGGCCCAGTGGTGCTGGTAAAACTGTCCTGCTGCGTATGATCGGTGGTCTGGACCTTCCTGACGGAGGCAATGTCCAGTTTAAACTGAATAATGAATGGGTGGACATGCACCAGCCCGGGATCGACCGGATGAAAATTCGCCGGCAGATGGGATTCATGCACCAGGAGTTTGCACTGGTACACCACGCCACTATCCGGGATCAGATAGGGGGAAGGCTGGGAATTAAAGGCATTAACGTGGTGGATGAAGCCAAGAAAAAGGCTGAAGAAATGGGCATAAGTGATCTGGCCCTGGATGTTCTATACCAGCTAACTGATCTACCGGAAAGCGAAGCAAAACAGCGTCTGGAACAGTTAGGGTTATCTGGAAGTATTTTAGATACACTTTTCCCCAGTTTCCCTGACAATGAAGTTAGAAAGTACTCAGAGCCCATATTTAAAGCATTAGACCTCCCAATGGATATTTTAAACCGCCGTTCCTATGAATTATCCGGTGGTCAGAAAGTACGGGCTACTCTGGCCCTGGTACTGGCCTCCCAGCCCAAAGTCCTAATTTTAGATGAACCATTTGGAGATTTGGATCCCATAACCCTGCGTACTGTTTCCAACTCCCTGAAACGCATAAACCAGGAATTTAATACCACCATAATCATGGTCAGCCACCATATAGACTTTATTGAAGAACTGGCCACCCGAGCCCTTCGTATGGATGAAGGTAAACTCATTGGCGATGGGAAAGCGGAAGATGAATGTGATGAATTCATAGAAAGCTGTGGAGCAGACTATCTAAAGGATATTGCCCAGTGGAAGGAAAAGTTGCTGGGGGATTAA